The genomic window TCGGCGAGCGACGGGTCCGCTTCGGCCGCGGCCTTCCACTGCTGCAGCAGGTAGGCGAGCTGCGTGGGCATCGGCTTCTCGGTCCAGAGCGTCCCGTCGTTGTCGAACACGGCGACGCGGGCGTCCGGGGCGACGAAGTCGGGGCCGCCCTCCTCGGTGACGGCGGCGATGAACTCGAGGATCGCGGTGCGGGTGGCGGTGTCGCGCCACGACGGCAGCAGGTCGGTCATGAACGCGACTCTAGCCGCGGGGCGCCGGCGGATGTTTGGATGCAAGAGGACATCTGGATCCCCGCCGCACGACAGGAGCACTCATGCCCGGCAAGCCCAACATCCTCATCATCTGGGGCGATGACATCGGAATCTCCAATCTCAGCGCCTACTCCGACGGACTGATGGGTTACCGCACACCGAACATCGACCGGGTCGCGCACGAGGGGGTCAAATTCACCGACTACTACGGCGAGCAGAGCTGCACGGCGGGCCGCGCGGCCTTCATCACCGGCCAGAACCCGTACCGCACGGGCCTGACCAAGGTGGGGATGCCCGGAGCGACGCTCGGTCTGCAGGCGGAGGACCCGACGATCGCCGACGCCCTCAAGCACCACGGCTACGCCACCGGCCAGTTCGGCAAGAACCATCTCGGCGACCGCGACGAGCACCTTCCGACCGCGCACGGCTTCGACGAGTTCTTCGGCAACCTGTACCACCTCAACGCCGAGGAGGAGCCGGAGCACCCCGACTACCCCACCGACGAGGAGTTCCCGGGGTTCAGCGAGCGGTTCCGGCCGCGTGGCGTCATCCACTCATGGGCCGAGGCCGACGGAACCCAGCGCATCGAGGACACCGGCCCGCTGACGAAGAAGCGCATGGAGACCGTGGACGAGGAGTTCCGCGACGCCGCGTCCGACTTCATCCGCCGTCAGGCCGAGGACGACACCCCCTTCTTCGTCTGGTTCAACTCCACGCACATGCACTTCCGCACGCACACCAAGCCGGAGAGCAAGGGCCGCTCCGGGCGCTGGCAGTCGGAGTATCACGACACGATGCTCGATCACGACGAGGTCGTCGGCAGCCTCCTCGACCTGCTGGACGAGCTGGGCCTCGCCGAGGACACCATCGTCATGTACTCCACCGACAACGGGCCCCACATGAACAGCTGGCCCGACGCCGGCATGACGCCGTTCCGCAACGAGAAGAACTCGAACTGGGAGGGTGCCTACCGCGTCCCGGCGATGGTGCGCTGGCCGGGCCGCATCCCGGCGGGGACCACCCTCAACGGCATCGTCAGCCACAACGACTGGTTCGTGACGCTGCTCGCTGCGGTCGGCGACGACGACATCGCCGAGCGACTGAAGGCGGGCACCGAGCTGCACGGCACCGAGTTCAAGGTCCACCTGGATGGGCACAACCAGCTGGACTACATCACGGGCGAGGCCGACCACAGCCCCCGGCGGCACTTCTTCTATGTCTCCGACGACGGCGATCTCACGGCGCTGCGCTTCGAGAACTGGAAGCTCGTCTTCCTCGAGCAGCGCGCCGCGGGGACTCTGCTGGTGTGGCAGGAGCCGTACACCGAGCTGCGCTTCCCGAAGCTGTTCAACCTGCGCACCGACCCGTACGAACGCGCCGACATCACCTCGAACACGTACTGGGACTGGGTGCTCGCACGCGTCTTCCTCATGATCCCCGCGCAGGCGTACGTCGCCCGGATGCTGCAGACGCTCGCCGAGTTCCCGCAGCGCCAGGAGTCGGCGTCGTTCACGATCGACCAGGTGCTCGAGAAGCTCGAGAACGCGACGGCGGGGGCCTCGTAGCCCAGACGCGCCGGATAGACGGTGGACGGATGCCGCGGCATCCGTCCACCGGTGTGCGGTGGTGGCAGCGCCGGACCTTTTCCGCAGACCGGGACGACGAATAGGGTTTGGAGCAAGGGGACCCACGGGTCCCTCGCTCATGTGACTGAAGGAGAAGCTGTGCCACGCGAATTCCAGGGGAAGATCGAACTCGACGTCCGCGACTCCGTTGCCGATTGGGACGCCTTCCTTACTGAAAAGGCGCCGCAGGGCGCGCCGAACGTGCTCGTCGTGCTGTACGACGACACCGGAACGGCGGCGTGGTCCCCCTACGGCGGCCGGATCAACATGCCGACCATGGAACGGCTCGCCGACAACGGCCTCACGTATTCGCAGTGGCACACCACGGCGCTCTGCTCTCCGACGCGCTCGACGTTCCTGACCGGTCGCAACCACCACCAGAACGGCTTCGCGACGATCTCGGAGTCCTCGACCGGGTTCCCGGGCTACAACTCGCACATCCCCCCGACGAACGCGACGATGGCGAATGTGCTGCGGGATGCCGGCTGGGCCACGTTCTGGGTCGGCAAGAACCACAACGTGCCCATCGACGAGTGGACCGCGGGCGCTTCCAAGAAGAACTGGCCGCTCGCGCAAGGCTACGACCGCTTCTACGGCTTCATCGGCGGCGAGACCAACAACTGGTTCCCCTCCCTCGCCGAGGACAACCACTACATCGACCAGCCGTACCTGCCGGAGGACGGCTACCACCTGTCGAAGGACCTCGCCGACCAGGCGCTGAAGATGATCCGCGACGTCAAGCAGACCGAGCCTGACAAGCCCTGGTACCTGTGGTTCTGCCCCGGGGCCAACCACGCACCGCACCACGCGCCGCAGGAGTACATCGACAAGTACAAGGGCAAGTTCGACGACGGCTACGAGGCCTACCGCGAGTGGGTGCTGCCCCGCATGATCGAGCGCGGCATCCTGCCCGAGGGCACCGACCTCACCGAGATGAACCCGATGCCCGACGGCACGTTCACCCAGACCGACCTCGTGCGGCCGTGGGCCGAGTTGAACGACGAGGAGAAGGCGATGTTCTGCCGCATGGCGGAGGTGTTCGCCGGGTTCTCGGAGTACACCGACGCCCAGGTCGGACGGATCGTCGACTATCTCGAGGAGTCCGGCCAGCTCGACAACACGCTCATCCTCTACTGCGCCGACAACGGCGCCTCGGGCGAGGGCAGCCCCAACGGCTCGGTCAACGAGGGCAAGGTCTTCGGCGGCTACCCCGACTCGCTGGAGGACAACCTGCGTCTGGTCGACAAGCTCGGCAGCCCCGACACCTACAACCACTACCCCACTGGCTGGGCGATGGCGTTCTCGACGCCCTACCGCATGTTCAAGCGGTATTCGTATCAGGGCGGCGTCTGCGATCCGCTGGTCATCCACTGGCCCGCGGGCATCGCCGCGAAGGGCGAGGTGCGCTCGCAGTACCACCACTGCACCGACATCGTCCCGACCATCCTCGAGGTCTGCGGCGTGGAGATGCCGGCCGAGTACAACGGCGTCGCGCAGACGCCGCTGCCCGGCGTCTCGATGCGCTACTCGTTCGAAGCCGACGGGCCGACCAACAAGAAGACGCAGTACTACGAGATGCTCGGCAGCCGCGGCATCTGGCACGAGGGCTGGAAAGCCGTGGCCGAGCACGGGCCGATGGCCGGTATGGCGAGGTTCGAGGACGACGTGTGGCAGCTGTTCCACACCGACGTCGACCGCGCGGAGGCGCACGACCTCGCCGCCGAGCATCCCGAGAAGCTGGAAGAGCTCAAGGCGCTGTGGCTCGAAGAGGCGAAAGCCAACGACGTGCTGCCGCTGAACGACCTGCAGATCATCGGCAACGCGAAGGACTTCGAGACGTTCGTCGGCATGGAGTTCCACCAGCCGGCGCCCCCGAGCGGGCAGTTCGTCTACTACCCGGGCACCTCCGAGGTGCCCGAGCGGTCCGCGGCGAACGTCCACAACGTGTCGTACAAGATCGCGGCGGCCGTCGATCTCACCCCGGACACCGAGGGTGTGATCTTCGCGCACGGTTCCCGCTTCGGCGGGCACGCGCTCTTCGTGAAGGACGGCACGATCACCTACGCGTACAACTTCCTCGGCATCCCGCCCGAGGACCGCATCCAGGCGCCTGTCCCCACCTCGGGCAAGCACGTCATCGGGGTCGAGTTCACCAAGGAGCGGATGGGCGAGTACCGCGAGGGCATCGGGCCGCTCAAGCTGTACATCGACGACCAGCTCGTCGCCGAGCAGGAGATCCGGACGGTCCTGGGTCACTTCTCACTGTGCGGTGAGGGCCTCACGATCGGTCGCGACAGCGCCGACCCGGTGTCGTCGCTGTACGGCTACGGGTTCGACTTCACCGGCGGCGAGATCGAGAAGGTCGTCTTCGACATCGCCGACGACGCGTACATCGACCTCGAGGCGCATCTCGCCGCAGCCATGTCGCGGGACTGAGCAACGCCACGACGGGACGGATGCCTGAGCTCAGGCATCCGTCCCGTTCTTCACGTGTGCTGAACTACGCGCGAGGGTCGGCGACGGTGCACACTTAGCCCGTGGACTCCACTTTCCTCGCCAACCTGTCCTGGACCCTCGCCGTGCTCGTGCACGCCGCGATCATCATCACTGCGCTCATCGTGATCCCACGCGGGCGCAAGCCCACGGCGGCGATGGCCTGGATCCTGCTGATCGTGATCCTCCCCGGCGTCGGTGTCGTGCTGTATCTCGTGATCGGCAGCGTGCGCCTCCCCGAGAAACGGCGGGCCGAGCAGGCCCGCATCGACGGGATCATCCGCGGCAGGGTGCAGCAGAACGCCCTCGCGATGACGGACGCCGAGTGGCCGCGGTGGTTCCAGCGGGTCGTGCAGCAGAACGAGGAGCTCACGGCGCTTCCCGCGTCGACGGGCAACGCCGCCTCGCTGTACGGGGATTACCAGGCCTCGATCGACGCGATGGCCGCCGAGGTCGACACGGCCACGAGCTTCGTGCACGTCGAGTTCTTCGTCGTCGCGTGGGACGACACCACGCGCGGCTTCTTCGCCGCCATGGAGCGCGCGGTGGCCAGAGGCGTGTCGGTGCGCCTGCTCGCCGACTACGTCTCGACGCGCCGGCTCGGCAACAGCAAGGAGACGCTGGCCGAGCTCGACCGCATCGGCGTGACGTGGGCGTGGATGCTGCCGGTCATGCCGTTCCAGGGCAAGTACCAGCGTCCCGACCTGCGCAACCACCGCAAGATCGTCGTCGTCGACGGCCGCGTCGGCTTCATGGGCTCGCAGAACCTCATCTCACGGGACTACGACTCCGAGAAGAACATCAAGCGGGGTCTGAAGTGGCAGGAGCTCATGACGCGGCTCACCGGTCCGGTGGTCGCGTCGGTCAACGCCGTGTTCCTCTCGGACTGGCTGATCGAGACCGGTGAGGACCTCTCGGCGACCGAGCACCTGGCGCCGGCCGCGATCGAGGCGGCGAGCGCTGCGGCGTCCGTGTCGGACGGCGCTGCGGCGGCCGTGGCGGACGGCGCTGCGGCGGCCGAGGTGGCTGGCGCTGCGGCGGCCGTGTCGGGCACAGCAGCACGCTCGGCGGGTGCGGCCGACGGTGCCGGTGCGTCCGGCGCTGACGGGCTGCTGTGCCAGGTCGTGCCGAGCGGGCCCGGGTACGACACCGAGAACAACCTGCGCCTCTTCCTGTCGCTCATCTACGGCGCGACCGAGAAGGTCATCATCACGAGCCCGTACTTCGTCCCGGACGAGGCGATGGTCTACGCCATCACCACCGCCTGCCAGCGCGGGATCGAGGTCCAGCTGTTCGTCTCCGAGATCGGCGATCAGTTCATGGTGTGGCACGCGCAGCGCTCGTACTACACCGCGCTGCTCGAGGCCGGCGTGCGGATCTTCCTCTACCCTGCGCCGTTCATCCTGCACTCCAAGCACTTCTCGATCGACGACGACATCGCCGTCATCGGCTCCAGCAACATGGACATCCGCTCGTTCAGCCTCAACAACGAGGTCTCGCTGATGGTGCGAGGCGCGTCGTTCGTCGCCGGCATGCGCGAGGTCGAGCAGGGCTACCGCGACGCGGGCCGCGAGCTCACGCTCGAGGAGTGGCGCCGCGAGCCCGCCAAGGCCACGTTCCTCGACGGCCTCATGCGCCTCACCTCCGCCCTCAACTGACCCGCCGCTCCTCGCGCTCTGGCTGTTCGACCACTAGCTCGCGGTTCCTCATTTGAGGAACTCAGCCGAGTTGAGGATCGCCGGGGGTAAATCGGTCCGCATTCCGGCACGCTTCCTCAAATGAGGATCGAGGACTGTGTGGGGCCGTCCGGCCGCGCCGCCGGTCCCGTTCCTCAACTGAGGAAACGAGCGGAGTTGAGGACCATGCAGGGCATATGGCTCCGCATCCCGGCAACGATCCTCAACTGAGGAACGAACACCGGCGAGTGACCGGGTAGCGCACTGAGAAGGCGTTCCTCACGAACGTGGGTCAGCTCGGTCTCCTCCACAGACTCTGCTCGATGCAGACTTTCCGCAGAACCGCATCCCTCGCACCAGGCAAGCTCGCTCGCCAGGCGAGGCTCAGATCGTGGAGACGATGACCGAGCCGGCGTGGCTGTCCATGCTGCGAGAACAGGGCGGGATCGCTCGCCAGACTGCGCTGCTCGCGCGCCGGACGAGTAAACGTGAGCTCAAGGATGCCGTCGAAAGCGGAGCGCTCCTGCGGATCCGGCGATCCTGGCTCGCGCTTCCCGATGCCGACCCGCTCCTGATCGCCGCCGCCCGCGCAGGAGTCACGCTCGGCTGCATCACGCGCGCGGAGCGCCTCGGGCTGTGGGTCCACGGCGTCTCGACGAAGCCTCACGTCGCAGCACCGCCATGTGCGGGCGGGGTACGAATCGAGACCGACGACAACGATGTTCCCAAGGCAACGGTTCACTGGTTCGCGCCGGTGGTCCCGCGGGTACCACACGCCCTTGAAGACGGCATCGAGAACGCGCTGGTCTCCATCGCGCTGTGTCAGCCCTTCGAGGCTGCGCTCGCCACCTGGGAGTCCGCGTTTCGGAAGGGACTTGCCGACCGAGCGGTCCTTGCGCGCCTGAAACTGCCGAGAATCGCTCGAGAACTCCTCAGCGAGTCCACACCGTACGCAGACTCCGGACTCGAGACGATCGTGCCGCGCCGCCTCCGTTGGCTGCGAGTTCGCATCGTGCCCCAGGCGTGGTTGCACGGTCATCGTGTCGACTTCCTCCTCGGGGAACGGCTCGTACTCCAGATCGATGGCGGACACCACGTCGGGCCGCAGCGCGACTCCGACAACCGTCACGACGCAGAACTGGCACTGCGGGGATTTCACGTGATCCGGGTCGGCTTTCACCAGATCATGAACGACTGGCCGAGCGTGCAGCACCTCATCATGACCGCCGTCGCCCAGGGTCTGCACCTCGCTCGCTGAGGCAAGACCGCCCTCGCGCCCTCCCCCGAGGCATCCGTCTGAGGCGCTAGCCGCAGACGTCGGCGCTCTTGATCCTCAGTTGAGGATCGGACCCTAGTTGAGGAAGGAACAGAGGCACATCGTCCTCATTCCGGCGCAGGTCCTCAGCTGGGGGCGGAAGGGCGGCTGGGGCACACTGGGAGCGAGGGTCGGGACCGGGCGCCGCGGCCTGCACACCCACGGAGTACGAGAGCCACAAAGACCCGCGCAGCCACGGGCGCGGCGGATCATGCCTCCCGGAGCGGCATGCCGCGGGGCATGCGTCCCGGAGCCGCATGCCGCGTGGCATGCGTCCGCAGCGCGTGCGGCCGGCGGGGCGCTGCGACCGCCGCGCGCCGCGCCGCCGCGGCGGGCCGCGGCGCGGCGGCGCCGGGCGTCAGACCTTGAGGTTCTGGCGGGGGACGACGACCTCGCGGATGATCAGCAGGATCGACGCCATCACCGGCAGCGCCACCAGGACGCCGACGATGCCGGCCAGCGCTCCGCCGGCGAGCGCGCCGATCAGCACCAGGGCCGCGGGGATCGCGATCGCCTTGTTCATGACGCGGGGGCTGATGACGTACGACTCGAGCTGGATGTAGATCAGGTAGGCGACGAAGAAGATGAGGGCCTGGGTGGGGCTCGAGAACAGCGCGACGACCGACGCGAAGATCCAGAAGATCACCGACCCGAACAGGGGGATGAGGGTGATCACGAACGCGATCACCGCCATGAGTGCGGGGAAGGGCAGGCCGATCACCACGTGCAGGATGAAGACGGCCGCGGCGTTGAGGGACGAGAGGATCACGGAGCCGATCAGCGCACTGCCCACGGAGCCCGTGATGCGCTCGGTGAGGTCCTCCAGTCGAACGCGGCTGCGCGCCGGGGCGAGGGCGTAGAGCGCCTGCTTGGCCGCCGAGAGCGAGGCGAGGAAGTAGAGGGTCAGGGCGATCACGATGAAGCTCGCCGAGATCGCCGCCACGAAGCCGACGCCGACGGCCAGCACGCCCCCGCCGAGCATCGCGATGGTGGACGGTGCCGAGATCCAGTCGGCGAGCTGGCCCATGCCCCCGAGCACCGCGGCCTGCCCGTCGGGGGTGAGCTGGGCGAACCAGTCCGATTCCGGAATGTCCGCGACGCCCTCCGGGATCGCCTCGACCAGCTGCACCACCTGGGCGATGACGGGAGGCAGCACGAAGACGAAGAACGCGACCGCCACGAGCGCGAAGCCGCAGAACACGATGGCGATGCCGGCGCCGCGCTTGACCCTGTGGCGCTCGAGCATCCGCACGATCGGGTCGAGGCCGAGTGCCAGGAACATCGCCAGCACGATGTAGACCAGGATCGTCGAGATCGAACCGATGGCCGAGCCGAGCACGAGTGCCCCGAGAACGCCGATCGTGGCGAGGAACCCCACCGCGAGCGGATGATCGAGTGCTGCGAGGACACGCGTGAAGCGATTCGGGCCTGCTTCCGCGACCACGGGGACCACGTCGATGTCGGATCCCTGAGGTTCGTCGGTCATGGGGACATGATGCCGTCAACCGGTCCCGAAATCACCCCAAATGCGTCATGTGGATGCGGCGTGTTTGGCGGTAGTCTCCGAATCAGGGCACTGCGAGGGACGCGGTGCTTGCAACTGCACAACGACGGTCGACCCGTCGAGAAAGCTGGTATCCATGGGCGGCTTCTGGGATTTCATCCTCTGGATGTTCTGGATCTTCGTGTTCGTCGCGTACCTGATGGTGATCTTCTCGATCATCGGCGACCTCTTCCGCGACGAGAAGCTGAACGGATGGCTGAAGGCCGTCTGGATCCTGTTCCTGATCTTCGTGCCCTTCCTGACCGCGCTGGTCTACCTCATCGCACGCGGGAACGGCATGCAGCAGCGCTCGATCGCGCAGGCGCAGGCCATGCGCTCGGCACAGGACGCGTACATCCGGCAGACCGCGGGCTCCGGAGGGAGCGCCGCAGATGACATCGCCAAGGCGAAGACGCTTCTCGACTCGGGTGCGATCACCCAGGCCGAGTTCGACACCCTCAAGGCCAAGGCGCTCGCTGCCTAGCGGGCACCGGAGACAGGAGAAGACATGACGACGTTCGACTACGGCCCCATCGAGTTCTACGCGATCGCCTTCGAGGGCGACCGTCCCGGCCCGGCGGTGCTCCAGGCGATCGACGATCTCGTCGCCTCGGGCACGGTCAACGTGCTCGACCTCGTCTTCGCACGTCGGTCGCCGGAGGGGGAGCTCGAGATCCTCGAGCTCTCCGACACGATCGACGACGGCGGCGCGCCCTCGCTCGACCTCGCCGGACTCGCGGGCCAGGACGACATCCTGTTCCTCGCGGAGAACCTCCAGCCGGGCTCGTCCGCCGCGATCCTGGTAATCGAGCTGCTGTGGGCGAAGGCGTTCGCGTCGGCGCTCTACGACGCCGGCGGTGCCGTCATCGCGCGTGAAGGCATCCCCGCACCGATCGTGAACGCGTTCCTCGCTGAGAACGCCGACTGAAGGAGGAAGACATGCCACTGAGAAGAATGGGCCGCCCCGGCCTGATCGGCATGGCCGCCCGCACCGCTGTCGTCGCCGGCACGGCGACGGCAGTCTCGGGCAGCGTGCAGCGCCACCAGCAGGAGAAGGCGTACGCGCAGTCCGAGCAGCAGGCGTACGAGGCCCAGCAGCAGCAGGCGGCCATGGATGCCGCCGCCGCGCAGGCCGTCGCCAACGCGCAGGCCGCAGCACCTGCTGCCGCGCCCGCCGCTCCAGCCGCGCCGGCCGGAGACGACATGATGGCCAAGATCACCCAGCTCGCGCAGCTGCACGCGCAGGGCATCCTGTCGGACGAGGAGTTCGCGGCCGCGAAGGCCAAGCTGCTCTCCTGACAGCCGATCGCACGAAGAGGGCCGCGTCCGTCCGGGCGCGGCCCTCTTGTCGCGTCGCTCCGGCCGTCGGCGGTCAGCCGCCGGGGCGCTCGTCGCCGCCGTCGCCCAGCGAGTCGTTGCCCCGCTCGCCGCCGGCATTCTCACCGCCCGAACTGCCGCGCCCACCCGCGCCACCCACGCCATCCACGCCACCCGTGCCGCCCGCGCCACCCGCGGCGTTCTGCGCGGTGAGCGCGTCGATCTTGTCCATGAGCAGCCGCACCTGTGCCCGGGTCGCCGGTTCCTGGTCGTCGTGCTCGCGCGAGGCGCGCTCGAGGACCCACGAGGCCAGGGTCGCGGTGATCACGCCCGCCAGCGCGACCCCGCCGAGCATGAGCCCCACCGCCACCCAGCGCCCGATATCCGTCACCGGCGTGTAGTCGCCGTAGCCGGTCGTCGTGACCGTCACGCACGACCACCAGAGCGCGATGCCGAAGGTCGTGATGTCGGCGTCGGGCGCGTGACGCTCGGCTTCGAGCACCGCGAGCGACGCGATGTAGATCAGGATGACGGAGGCCCCGGCGCCGTAGACGAGGATCTGCGTGCGCAAGACCCCGCCCGCCGTCGTCTTCATGCCGGGGAGCCGGGTCAGGAAGCGCAGCAGCCGCACGAGGCGCAGGACCGGGATCAGCGCGAACGCGAGAGCCGGCAGGTGGCGGCGGAACCACAGACGGCGGTCGGTCGCGAGCGCCAGTCGCACGAGGTAGTCGGCGATGAACATGGCCCACGTCACGAGGATCACCGTCGACGCGATCACGCGGCCGGTGCCCTCGAGGTCGGCGATCACGCGCCACGAGTACGCGACCAGGTACGCCAATGAGGCGATGATGAGCGGCAGCGCGGTGCGCTTGTGCCAGGCGGACTCCTCCACATGCGAATTGTGCCCTGGTATTGCCGTCCGTCACCGTACCGGCGCGCCCGCGGCGACGCAGCGGTGCACACGCGCTGGTCGCCGCATCCGTCCGGCGCCCGCTATCGTGTGCCCATGCCCGGCCCCACCGCCGCCTCGCCCGCACCGGCCACCGCTCAGGGTCCACAGCTCACCGTCCGCCGGCTGGTGCTGCTGTCGATTCCCGCCCTCGTCATCGGCGTGCTGTCGGCGCTGTCCCTGTGGCTGCTCGACCTCATCGCCGAACAGCTCGACGGGGTGCTGTGGACCAGCATGCCGAAGGCGCTGGGCATCGCGCCCGACGCCCCCTGGTGGATCTTCGCCGTGCTCACGGCGACCGGGATCGCCGTCGGCCTGGTGGTGTGGCTCGTGCCGGGCCACGCCGGTCCCGACTCCGCGACCACCGAACTCGCCGAGAAGCCGCTGCAGCTGTGGGTGCTGCCGGGCCTCGCCGTCGTCGTGATCCTGGGCCTCGCGGGCGGTGTGAGCCTCGGCCCCGAGAACCCGATCATCGCGATCAACATCTCGCTCGCCGTCGCCCTGATCGCGCGTGTCACCAAGGCGGTGCCGCCGGAGCTGATCGGCGCCCTGGCCATCTCCGCCACGATCGGCGCGCTGTTCGGCACTCCGGTCGCCGCGGCGCTCGTCTTCACGGGCATGGTGGGCGAGTTCAGGATGGGCGGGTCGCTGTGGGACAAGCTGTTCCTCCCCCTCGTCGCGGCGGGCGCCGGGTCGGTGACGACGTTCCTCCTCGGCGGCGGGTTCGGGTCGGCGGCGACGCTCGCGCCCTACGGGTCGCCGCAGCCGTTCGATCTGCTGCTCGGCGCGATCGTCGCGTGCGCCGCGGCCGCCTTCGGTCT from Microbacterium sp. ProA8 includes these protein-coding regions:
- a CDS encoding ion channel protein → MPGPTAASPAPATAQGPQLTVRRLVLLSIPALVIGVLSALSLWLLDLIAEQLDGVLWTSMPKALGIAPDAPWWIFAVLTATGIAVGLVVWLVPGHAGPDSATTELAEKPLQLWVLPGLAVVVILGLAGGVSLGPENPIIAINISLAVALIARVTKAVPPELIGALAISATIGALFGTPVAAALVFTGMVGEFRMGGSLWDKLFLPLVAAGAGSVTTFLLGGGFGSAATLAPYGSPQPFDLLLGAIVACAAAAFGLVGVYLFPLVHRAFHALRHPLIYIALGGVVLGLLGMIGGPITLFKGLEQSGELLADPDAYSPGELTVILLVKLAALVVAASAGFRGGRIFPAVFLGVAFGMLGSALLPELALSLAVACGVLGLLLAIARDGWVALFVAVAMVGDVTVLPMLCIIVLPAWLVVTWAREMLITPADLARERPEAHLPWAGARSAGRRLG